atggaaaatttcaaagggccataactctgtgaaaaatcatccaaacagaactggctgataatttgcacatctccttttggtagtgaagcttcccataaagtttcattgaattccggtcattagttgctgagaaatagcccggataagaattgctctatatgtacagttaatggaaagtttcaaagggccaaaactctgtgaaaaatcatccggccagaaccggctgataatatgcacatctcctcttggtagtgaagcttcccatttagtttcattgaatttcagtcattagttgctgagaaatagcccggacaagaattgcactatatgtacagttaatggaaaatttcaaagggccataactctgtgaaaaatcatccgaacagaactggctgataatatgcacatctccttttgatacttaagcttcccataaagtttcattgaattccggtcattaattgccgagaaatagcccggacaaaaattgtgaacgGACGGACTGCCACACGCACGGACAAACGCACGGACacacgaagcggcgactataatgctccccccccaaattttttttggggggagcattaTAAGAGCACTAAAAATATCTTCAAACGAAACTATTCCTTCAGTCTCtggctttttttattttgttttcaacatgAAGCTATAAAAAATGTCTATTACATTACTAGCTTAGCTTTAAGTACTAACTTTTGGTTTCACAATCCACATTGCATGAGAAAATTTCACTTCAGTATCACTTAAGATTTCCTACCGTGCTCTATGAATAAAAATACTCAAATGTATTCACTTGAATTTGAAGTTCAATGTTTTTCATCGGGGATGCATAGTGCCGaagatattcttaaaaaaaaatgttcatcatACATCAATTTCAAAGtgtcaaaaaaaaatcattaaaaaaatcaacatgattGAAAATCTGGATACTgaaaatttatttgcattcacAATGTTCAGTACCTGCTCAGTGATGTGTGTCCGATGCATGCATCTGCCCTGCTTGGTACACAGTAGGCAGTCTGGGTTGCTCTGACATTTGTCTGCCAGCGTGATGTTGGTGCAGTAATCTAGGTCCAGACTGACCTCAGACTGAATTCACAATGGGAAGGTCATAAATATAaccctcattctgggaaaactggtcttaatgcgtgtgtaaagtgtcatcccagatcagcctgtgcaatctgcacaggctaatcagggttaacactttctgtttttatgaaaATTTTTACGTAAAGGAGCTCatatctaaacaaaaatcaagtctaggcagaaagtgctgtccctgattagcctgtgtgaactgcacaggctaacaggaaagacactttacccacaagcAGAAAGCGCAGTTACGCCTCCTGAAGGTTGATATGGAGTGtgatatttattacattttgtaaaaaactTAAAGGTGAGTGAACACGTACAGAATAGCTTATACAATGATTGAAAAGAAATATCATTCATTTGCACAGCTTGttgcttataaaaaaaaactggtttGTCGGATAGTTAAGGTAAAACTTGCAAATTATGTATGTggttttgttttcataaacatgTGCTGGTTCTTATATCTATCTTTAACATGTGAAAAACAACAATTTGGGCAATTTGATATGTGTTACATATGCCAATTAAGTCAAACAACCAAACAACTGGAGATGTTGAAGGAGCATTTAATTAAGTTTGAATGAAACATAAACCTGCAAGGTGTTTTGGCCGATACACATATTTTAAGTAACCAAAAATTAAAGGCAGTATGGATCTAAGGCTTAGCCTTAAGGtaaaaaacatatgtatataaaataacatttataagaACTAGTCTGCAACAGTGTATGCCTGTATCTTACACTAGGTGGAGCAATCAATGGCGGGAACTTGAACGCCATGACGTCGCCCTTCACGTATCCAGCGTACCCCCCAGCAACAAGGAGTGTGTTACCATAGGCAACGGCCGCAACATGACTCACCCTGCCGTCATCAAGTGCTGAACTGTATTCTGCAAAAGAAAAAAGATAAGAGTGTGTTTTACGCTACCATAAAACACACTGTACTTACTACTACCCGCAGTTATGTATAATGCTCCCTTATTTTTTAGGAGAAAAACTTTTTCAACttgatttttaaaaacaaaatctttcCCATGTATCAAGAACTATTATTTTGGGgaaaatgttcagaccaagttaaatgaagaatagattgggcaataaatgtggcctctagagtgttcatgagctttttctttaatttgtggacaacctttttttttctttattgtgacctttttttatatctaacatgacccagtttaaattttaaaaatcaacagagatatcattgggatatattatgtttttaaccATTTTCATGAATATTTTGCTATAAATGTTacctatagtgttcacaagcttttttatttgaacatttgaTATGGATGTTTATCTTGAGGGGGTGAAGTTTCCAAGTTTCAAAAACAACCAACATTATTGGGCAAGTTGCATTACATGTAAGTATTAACAATAAatctggggaccgtttcaatgaACATTGTAGTACACATTTAGGACACGATATATTTGTTGAAGAAAaataattgctaaagtccatatcatatgattataaattttcagtactaaataaattacattggcatctcaagcgccgtatatatttgatgaGCATTGCGAGCTAGTTCgcctacttattaagattacaaaattttctcataagttaaaattgttgtacgatcgtttatgaaactaACTcctggcatctagagtgttcataaaGCAGATGTTGATGACGCATGAATAAAGACAGACATTAGGCACTAACAAAAGCTAACCATGTGCATGTTGTGCTCTGGTGACAGTGGGCCAAGTTCTAATCCTCTTTTTTTTCTTTGACAAAGCTCttgcaaaaataataatctgtatattttaatttaaaagatatCATTAAACAATGCAAAATAGAGAGATGCACTTCAAAACAGTCAAACTATTACAGATATCAGCAATTGTTTTGCCCGATAATCAGATTGAGAAAAGGACTGGTACAGTACCTATTGTAATTTgagaaaaaccctgaaattggaaAATTAGAGTCGTGAAAtcttaaaatttggaaattaTGGGTCTCTTACATTGCTTGGTATAAATAATTGCACAAACCAATGCAAACATTCATTTACATgcttttggcttgaaatgttcagttttagCGCTCATTTTATTGGTTAAATTGCAGATCATGCACTTAGGAAAGAAATTGACAAAATGTTCCTTCTTTTTAGGGATATTTCAGAcggcaatttgtaatttgtagttttttcctcaATTGGGAATGTACCTTTTAATTTGTAAAGAAGGACAAAAACACtgtataaacaaacacacaaagaaAAGGTACATACTTCCCATAAGCAATTCCGCTTTCACCCATATATGACATCCGAGATGATAAAGATATATTTCATAATCGTAGCATTTCTCCACATCGTGATGTATGTGAGTGTTGCCTCCAAACACAACCATATAGTTGCCCATGATGTTGGCCGAATGAAACGACCGCTGACTAGGAGCTGGACCGTTGTCCAGTGCTTCGTTCGTCTTGATCTTCGACCAGATTTTGTTCTCAACATGGAACAAATGCAGTTCGTCTTTATGCGACCCATAACGGGGCTCATCGGCATTGTGAGAATAACCTCCGTAGATGAGTAGCGATTTTGATTCTTTGTGATAAACGGTTGAATGTCCTACAAGCCTTCTAGCCGATGATTTGCCGGCCAGAGGTAATACTTCCTGCCATTCTGTTGGAATGTGTCcattgattttataaatatttgaccaaAATAATCCATCTTTGGTTTTCCCCCCGAACACATACAAATTGTCTTCAACCCTCGTAAGTGTGTGGCCAGAGAGCTGTAAAGGTTTGAATACACTCTCATTGGCACACAGAGTCCATGTCTCTGACGTGACATTAAAGAACCACAGTTCATCACTGTAATTCCCATCGTCAAGCATACCCCCAAACATGTAGAACCCATCCTCAAACAGTTCTATCGCATGCTCATAACGACCTTTCGGCCAGGGCTCAGATCTATTTATAGAATTCCAAGTGGTTTCGTTTATACAGTAACAGTTGAGATCACTTAAAACTTCGTTCAACGAAAACCCACCAAATACATACAAGCACTCGGTCCGAGACACAAAAGCACCGGCATGGGCAGAACGGGGTTCAAGTCCCATGCCTTCAGGCAGTAAGGTGTACCAGAGCTCACTCCCTTCTGAATTGTTCAAACTAATATTGCACATATACCCTGCATACCCTTTCTCGCACTGACACTTATACGTGGAATTGTCATCTTTCATCACACAAGCACCATGACTGCTACAGTTTTGAGGACATTCCTCGAGCTGGCAGTAATTCCCTGTTCGGCCCATAAAGCAGTAGCACTGGTGTCCAATACAGTTGCCGTGGCCAGTGCAATTGAATGGACAGTCTTGCATGGAATAGCTGGCCCGAAATCCAGTTCGTTCATAGTTCCTGTCGCTGAATAGGTACACCAGCATCTGTAATCAAAGTTTGGTCATGTTACCCGGAATGCAATTAAagtgaaaacaagagctgtcagataTGACTTATTCCCCCTATAAACGCTagaaagaagttatgagcttttttcgaaacctaaacacagatttcgaaaccttaacacggactctaagttcaaggtcaaggtcacaggggtcaaaattcgtgtgcgtatggaaaggccttgtctatatacacatgcatgccaaatatgaaggttatatctgaagggacatagaagttatgagcatttttcaaaacctaaacgtagattttgaaacctgaacgcggaccctatcttcaaggtcaaggtcacaggggtcaaattttttgtgtgtatggaaaggccttgtccatatacacatgcataccaaatatgaaggttatatctcaaggaacatagaagttatgagcatttttcaaaacctaaacgcaaatttctaaaccttaacgcggacacttagttcaaggtcaaggtcacaggggtcaaaatttgtgtgcttatggaaagaccttgtccatgtacaaatgcatatcaaatatgaaggttatatctcaagggacatagaagttatgagcattttttgaaacctaaacgcagatttcaaaacctaaacgcggaccctaagttcaaggttaaggtcacaggggtaaaatgtgttgtgcttatggaaaggccatgtccatatacacatgcataccaaatatgaaggttatatctcaagggacatagaaattatgagcatttttcgtaacctaaacgcagatttcgaaacctaaacgcggacccttagttcaaggtcaaggtcacaggggtcaaaatttgtgtgcgtatggaaaggcattgtccatatacacatgcataccaaatatgaaggttatatctcaagggacatagaagttatgagaattttttgaaacctaaacgcaaatttcgaaacctaaacgctgaccctaagttcaaggtcaaggtcacaggggtaaaaaattgtgtgcgtatggaaagaccttgtccatatacacatgcataccaaatatgaaggtaatatctcaagggacatagacgttatgagcatttttcgaaacctaaacgcaaagtgtgaaggatcagtccgatcactatatgccccgttttcttcgaaagggggcataaatagtAATTTCTGTTAtctaattttaaattattataatcgaATGTGTACTTAGGTAGTgttaaattcgttgaattgatatcccccgccaatatgcttctggacacaaaagtgttatatttgacactcaaaaaagcattttttcaagatacaaagggccataactctgttattaacagatggtgtacaacgcCATTTGGCATGAATCATCCGctgatccatatatatactcattccaagtttcaatgaaattcgccaaagcacatccaagatatggctccagacacaaaaaaaagcatttttgaagatacaaaggaccataactccgttattaacagatggtgtacaatgccatttggtgtgcatcattctcttatccatatatatactcataccaagtttcaatgaaatccgccaaagcacttccaagatatggatccggacggacggaaagacggaaggcgctaaaacaatatccctccgcctatggcgggggataataacttCCACACATCCATGAACTCAATCCCTGGCCTCTGTGTTAAAGAGAggataacaacaacaaaagatgTCTCCATGACACATAAGCATACCTTTCCAGATTTGGCAACGATGGGCCCAGGTCTATGTTGGCCACTAAGACTGGCCAGCGTCGGTGACAGGTAGGAGTCCCCGTCAAACACAAACAAGAAGTCATAGGAGCATTCTGTGTCTATGAACTCAAACTCCAAGTAGATCGACTTGTTGGGATGCTTAGCTGCAAATACAGattaaaaaatttattttgaGGAAGGACTACATATATATCAACACAAATACTTGAACTTTCTGGTAATCTCTAATTCTCTATGCCAATAGTTCCACATAATAAATAATGACACTTATGGGCATGGCATTAACTTTGAACATGAAAAAGCATGATAGTGGTCAATGAATTAcacaatgaatataatttatttcaaatggcTTCATGCCAATCTTTGGGTTAAATATCTAGCTGTGCATGACAGTCTAAATCTGCATATGCATAAAggttaatacatatatatgttatgTGTGTCTGTGTGAAGAAGTAACTAAGATGGTATAAAGAAGTGTTGTGAATGTTGATAATCGGTCAGAGATAAAGCTGCAGAAGTGGTGTTCTGGTGTTCATGGTTTCGTGAACTCATTCAGTCATTGGTTcatttttcaatcattttaattttaatagcaCCAGCACCATGGGGTGCTGGGTAAATAGAATGAAGAAAAAACTAGCATCCCAGTGAGCTtattcttcttgaatgctctgagcttttatgagtacatacgtacccggagggtcaatatagctgggaTTTGTATTATTGCAACCTAGTAGTGGAGAGTTGGATGATTGCAACTACAGTGAACTCAGTTGGTAGAGCATGTCGTGTTAGTGGTTCCTGCGGGATTTTAATTAACAGTGATAAATTCATTCTAGTGCACAATGTTGTACCTTCTCCCATCTTAACATTTCTAATAGGTTACACGTGAGAAAAAGTGCACCAACTGTGGGACGAGAACAGCTCTAACCAAAATGGTGGGTTCTGATCAACTCAGGATGACTTCAGGCAAACTTCAAAAGcacttagtgtttttcccaggagggcaaaggggcatggcgtattactttcaaaaagggcattttagcgcgcagtttaggcaaaaaagggcaaaaacgttccgtgaatacctgaatgAGGGAGAAACATGCAATCACATCAGCGGCAGTTgtagaaaaacataaaaataaacaagcacatttaatggcagagctccagataaggatttgtgaaattagtaacggtactgccactgacagaaagaaaaggagtagcgcttaaaatcaattagtacctgtactaccatatccaaaaatacaggtagtactgtactacccgtgttcttggatattgaagggtgtataactgactttacaggaaacatttgcagcaattaaaataaatatatgtagcttcttaaacagttactctattaggttttccattctgaattatgatgctacatgtaatacaactacacattaaaactcatgagtaatactatttcttcatttttcttgacaagaaaacacaagccaactagtaagctaagtaaatgaacacttatttcactgtctcatccgtttcccatcatgttttctaacgttttacgccaccgatgcaatcaaatcgttaaatatcggggcgacaatgtctttttctgggtttacatatttaatgtcaggatggttagaagacaccgtatgtagtcattatatgacaacaaagtgttgttttgagccgcttttggttaagccggcattcaattgtgcgcagacatatcgtttttgacggatttacaagttacaggaaatcacgcgacagaatagacaataatatatgaacccagtctacaacttttcggtaatttaaattaacgaaaagtgccgttaggttagagaccaacaaatcacgccgtgctgacgcagacgtatcggtacggcccgATTTTtgtcgtaaatgcgtaaaatggatattaatgtcgtaattgtacgtccagtttataaaaataaatgcgtaaatcttcatcaaaaaggcgtatttacggctatacggcccttatctggagctctgtttaatggtacatgtatatagtaattgatgtatttaacttactttgatatatattaatatatttaccttgtaatgtacatttaagttccatgctgtttcaatacactgtacagcacgacaaacataataaaacaatatatgcatatgaatctgattatacacagatccactaacatataaatgaaaccatgtttgtcttatcccatttctaAAGATAATCCtgtcagatgtttaatattgcGAGTAAACTGATCGCTTACAATATGCAAGCACTCGTTTCCATGAAATATCGTGATACACCCAcggagtagattacaaataagtatgttgttgctatctaaaacatttttatgcatagttgattatcacagacatttcattaattccttctgaatttataatctccatcgttaatttgatcgtttacgactttatttgccatgtttgccgAGTCACAGTTTAATTCTGTATATCCAccatgttgttaaaatgtcaaatgatgtaagcgacaggtgcgcatagcaacgtaaaatcgtctCATACGTCCGCCTTATACACGATTCGCATTTCtttaattagtatacgtctcagtaattaattcaataattaattatcttaaagacgatatcgataaataattcatttgtttgtgtttttaaatgtaattatgggtaaaaatatgttttgatattactgaattatgtatgaaatgcacaattgccacgaggataacatcaagcttttcatcaaaagtctccgaagtaatggtCCACGATTTTagcgtggaggagtacacattaccGACCAATTAGTGGTATTACATAACGATTGATACTGACAtggggttattcatgcatgactaattgaCAAACGCGCTGCCTCAGAGGCCATAATCTGATACCAGTCGGCTTAGAAAtttggtcaaggggcaattaagatgttatcaataagggcagaaaacagcgggtgctcatATAAGGGCAGGGCGGTGGCCTTATGAAAGGGCAGCGCAgcgctaaatggctttgaaaggggcaaCGTGACTGCTACAAAAAAGGGGCATGGCGATTCGCCACACTCAAACGGCCTGGAAAAAACACTAGCACTCATGACACTATTAATTAAATCTGTTGCGACATTACCTGTGAATCATAACATGTTAAGACATAAATAAGCACAAAATGAGTTCAGTACCAAAGTTCAACAAAAAAGCAAGAAAACAATATGAAATATACCATCAATCAGCCATTCGCATCTTGCATA
This is a stretch of genomic DNA from Dreissena polymorpha isolate Duluth1 chromosome 7, UMN_Dpol_1.0, whole genome shotgun sequence. It encodes these proteins:
- the LOC127839917 gene encoding multiple epidermal growth factor-like domains protein 8 — translated: MRRSIAILVFVYHLSVCNGSCKHGRTILTNETGVISDGENTTTYPSYARCEWLIDAKHPNKSIYLEFEFIDTECSYDFLFVFDGDSYLSPTLASLSGQHRPGPIVAKSGKMLVYLFSDRNYERTGFRASYSMQDCPFNCTGHGNCIGHQCYCFMGRTGNYCQLEECPQNCSSHGACVMKDDNSTYKCQCEKGYAGYMCNISLNNSEGSELWYTLLPEGMGLEPRSAHAGAFVSRTECLYVFGGFSLNEVLSDLNCYCINETTWNSINRSEPWPKGRYEHAIELFEDGFYMFGGMLDDGNYSDELWFFNVTSETWTLCANESVFKPLQLSGHTLTRVEDNLYVFGGKTKDGLFWSNIYKINGHIPTEWQEVLPLAGKSSARRLVGHSTVYHKESKSLLIYGGYSHNADEPRYGSHKDELHLFHVENKIWSKIKTNEALDNGPAPSQRSFHSANIMGNYMVVFGGNTHIHHDVEKCYDYEIYLYHLGCHIWVKAELLMGKYSSALDDGRVSHVAAVAYGNTLLVAGGYAGYVKGDVMAFKFPPLIAPPSSEVSLDLDYCTNITLADKCQSNPDCLLCTKQGRCMHRTHITEQLCGPLKTGVPYMQCPGICSRLSSCVSCLSQGQGAARSQDSPEHWTYIQPCNWCVKEGECQLRSKPTGNCAAATSTSSGLVGWWGDKSLSLSQIAQCRLEDKPAGLVSILRQTNMAEKYRRIYTRPLLKSFTRWRGWIHPLNATVKHLIDPSPKQFMLKLAVDNIAVKVWLNKDAIVGRKERIMNIGIGDNPLELKSRADNSLLFPNTSPGTRYYLDIEGEYLYPSSTNSQPAINEKLYSIELKWDGSATNGNSLSVLHAFSFEFLEPYSVGDCANFTSCLACMTDTACGWCDVEARCMPRNTSTSACAKEGHQLMITEPSVCTVCDDHVECLSCAKDPHCEWVKDKVHCIRRGRGLDTEIAAIPEQCPASCHELSSCSQCLNVGECAWCESLRSCLPFYDYVIRHRHGQCTEWVDSEITRNDNTYSCRNCSILKSCESCMKSFNCGWCGNRANPKKGVCFEGDFAGTITWPKITASNSPT